The genome window GATCTCCCGATGCCGTCAGCATTACGAAAAGTCCTTCATCTCGGTTTTCTACCCCGGACTGCCTCTCTCTGAGAACACCATCAGCAAGTTCCTGAACCTGCTCGGCCAGGACGCCGGCAAGATGAATGCCTTCATCACTGCCCGGCTCGCCGCCGTCTGCAGGGATCACCACATCATCATTGATGGAACGCTCAAGCAGAACACAAGCATCGTCAATGATTTGTCTGCCTTCTCAAGAAAGGCTCGCGTCAAGGGCTGCAAAGAGATTTCCGTCCTCTACGCCTATGACCTTGAAGCACAGGAACCCTTGTGCGCACAGGTCTATCCGGGCAATATGATCGACGCCCGCGCCTACAGCTCATTCGTTTCGGAAAACAAAATCGAACGAGGCGTCCTGATCACGGACAAGGGATTCCCTCCCAAGGCAATTGAAGGCCTGCTCCGAAAGCATGAAGGGCTTCATTTCCTCACGCCGCTGAAGCGCTCGGACAAGAAGATTGCAGAGAACGCCATGCTCGATTTCGAGGATTGTCTGCGCGGCATTGATAAGCGCATCCGCTGCAAAAAGGTAAAGATGGGAAACGGGCGCTTCCTCTACTCCTTCAGGGATTCGTGGAAGGCTCAGGCGGAAGACAACTCCTTCATGGACCGCCAGCGCAGGAGCGATTCATACGACAAGAAGAACTACGATGAGCATTGCGGTTCGTATGGAACAATCGTCTTTGAGTCGGATCTCGACATGACGTGCGCTGAGGTCTACGCATGCTACGAACAGCGCTGGCAGCTTGAGATGTTCTTCGATGTTTACAAGAACAGCCTTGATTTCGGCGTAACCCGGGTCCAGTCCGACTACTCCGTCCGCGGATCCGAATTCGTAGACCTCATTGCCTCCATCCTGACATCCCGCATTGTGAAGCGCATGTCGAAGGCAGGAGTACTCGACAATGCAACATTCGGGGATGTCATGGACTCGCTCAGAACGTGCTGGCGCAATCGCAAGGCGCCGCGGGAGAGCCTGCCGCAGGTTGATGACGAATACTGGAATCGTCTGCTGAAGTGCGATGGAGAGCTGCTGGCGGCTTTGGAGCTCGCCTTGCCCGGCAAAGACAAAGCGCCGGATCCGAAAAAACGCGGCCGGCCGCGCAAAAAACCGGAACAGACGAAGGCACAGGAAGTAAACCCCCAGCCGAAACGCAAGCCGGGGCGCCCCAGAGTTCGGCCGATCATCTATGGGCCTCCTCGCCCAAGAGGTCGCCCTCGAAAGGAACGCTCTTCCGGCTCACTATAGTGGGAAGAATTGAGGTTCTTTTAGTAGATGTAGAGGTCATTCGGAACGAAACCGGGTAATCCCGTTTGACCGATATGACCTCTGCATTCTTGCGGACATTTGAATCCTGCCGCCACAGTGTTTACAAATGGCTGTAAACATTTCCAGAAAATACAATGCGTCCGGCAGAAAATAGCTTTGTATACTTTAGGCAACAAGCAGTTAGATCTCGAATTAACTTGTTCTGCCGGACTCATGGGTGTTTTCTCAAAGTCTTTTACGCCTGCGGGATCTCCTCCTCCTCGCCCTTCCTCGTGAAGAGGAGCACTTCGGTCGCGACATTGCGTCCCGGAGCGCGGCGAATCTCGAGTTCCGTGAGGTTTTCCGTATCAAGGCCAAAACGGATCGTCTGAGCTTCCTCATCAAACTGATCGTTCACGATCCGCTCGAGGAGGGAATAAATGAGCATGCTTGCCGATTCGAAGGGGAGTCCGTCGAGATCAATCTCAATTTCCGGGTGTCCGAGGGTCGTGAGACCGTAGGTCGAGATGTAAGGCGAGCCGAAATCCTCAAGCGTAAAGATGCTTACGACGGAGAGCGTCGGGAAAGCCCCGACCGCGACGGGCCTCGCGGCATCGATGCAGTAATTGGTGGGCTGGAGCACCCCTGAGAGATAAACCCCGAGCGGTTCATTCGAGCGGCAGGCGGAGGCAAGCATCTGCGCGAAGAGCGATGCCGCGTCCTTTAACGGCGTCGTTCCGGCTTCGAGCCGCAGATTGATGCGCCCTGCGTGGCTGAGAAGAAGCGACTCCGCCTCCCGGGTATAGATGTTCTTTCTGGCCGCCTGTTCGAGCGATGTGTCGGGGACCTTGCCGGATTCGCATTTGAGAGAGCCCGTCAGGTAGCCGATCCGGAAGGTGAACGTGTCGGGGTCTTCGGGGGTCCTGTCGGTAATCGCCAGGTTCCAGTTGTTCCAGAGGTCCTTCAGGAACCGGTCCTTATTGAGATGGAGATGCTCGCGGGGGAGAAGAAGCGTCGCCGTAAAGACGCCGGCGGGGAGTTCGTGGAGGAGCTCCTGTTCGAAGTTCTTTTCCCTCTCGAGACGCTCTTCGTCGGTAAGAAGGAGCTTATAGGCCGAGGGCTGACTCGTCCTGACGACCTCCTTCAGGGCCTTGTATTCCTCTGAGTCGACGCCGTCGCGCTGCAGAATAAGGAGTGCCAGCGGGAAGTTCGCGGGCGAATCGGCAGGCGCAAAGCGGTGCGACGTACGGAAGTGCTCGATGGCTGCATCCTTGTCGTCGAGGCGCTGGGCACCCATTCCAAGGAGCCATTCCTTGCGAGCGCGCTCCGAGTCGGTCGTGGGATTGAGGGCTTCAGCCGCCTTGGTCGCGCGTTCGATGTCAGGATCGAGGAAGAGCGCAAGAACGAGGTTTTCCTCAACGGCAAACGTGCGGTTTGCTTCCGGAATGCGCTCAAGGGTCTTCTGCGCCTTATGACGCTCGTGCCGGAAGAGCCAGTACTTCGCGAACTGGAGGATGTAGTCCGAGTCCGCGACGGTGGGTTCTTCGGGCATCGGATCCGTGAAGATCTCGCGGAGGAACTTTTCCTCTGCGATTTCGGGGCAGCGCTTCAGGGAATCCGGCATGAACTTCGCGAGCCATGCGGCATCCTCAGCGGGAACCGCAGGCTGAGGCGCAGCTTCAGGCTTCGTCTCTGCGTCCTTGTCGGAGACCAGGAATTCCTCGCCATGCATGAGGGACTTGACGAGAATGGAAGAGGCGGCTGCCGTTTCCGCAAGGTCTTTGTCGTCCTCAGCGGCTTCCGTGAGCGCCTGGTGGAATTCGCCGACAAGTTTTTTGAGCTGACGGGAGAATTCTTCGGCATCCACCGGATCATCTTCGGCATCCTCTTCAGAGGCGTCCTCGGGCAGCGTGCCCGCCGGAAGAATGACGGCCGAGTCGGAAGCAATTTCCGAGAGGCTCTTCATGAGTTCGTTGTCAGAGGGCTCTGAGACCTCGTCGTCATCCTCGTCGTCGGGATCCGCATATTCGGCATCATCCCTTTCGAAGACGACATCGGGGCGCTGGATCGCGATCTGCCTGACGGCGTCCTCCAATTCCGGGCTCCTCAGGTTTTCGAGCATGACGGCGA of Sutterella faecalis contains these proteins:
- a CDS encoding transposase, yielding MAVPEHIRKVPRPRNTVVIDSGSNGAKRYAVHSRRASICKPGCNPRPVNGPVIGHIIDGKFVPRQSAASLAEDGPDYLSYGAAALLHDELRGLDDELFKVYEVKDACMILALALLRIEHKGIKISRCRQHYEKSFISVFYPGLPLSENTISKFLNLLGQDAGKMNAFITARLAAVCRDHHIIIDGTLKQNTSIVNDLSAFSRKARVKGCKEISVLYAYDLEAQEPLCAQVYPGNMIDARAYSSFVSENKIERGVLITDKGFPPKAIEGLLRKHEGLHFLTPLKRSDKKIAENAMLDFEDCLRGIDKRIRCKKVKMGNGRFLYSFRDSWKAQAEDNSFMDRQRRSDSYDKKNYDEHCGSYGTIVFESDLDMTCAEVYACYEQRWQLEMFFDVYKNSLDFGVTRVQSDYSVRGSEFVDLIASILTSRIVKRMSKAGVLDNATFGDVMDSLRTCWRNRKAPRESLPQVDDEYWNRLLKCDGELLAALELALPGKDKAPDPKKRGRPRKKPEQTKAQEVNPQPKRKPGRPRVRPIIYGPPRPRGRPRKERSSGSL